Proteins from one Rosa chinensis cultivar Old Blush chromosome 7, RchiOBHm-V2, whole genome shotgun sequence genomic window:
- the LOC112176666 gene encoding DEAD-box ATP-dependent RNA helicase 20 has product MYAYDNRYADAGSYRERRSDLMGPAPAAAAPPIYGRGGGVAPYRGSAPPVSPYGGGGAGPVGAPGDRNGYPPFQPPAGRFSMGRDGGGSFGGRARGGGGRGFDGSRGGGRSSGYSRGGGGSGYGGGRGGGGRHGGGSSRGDLDGIVLPKQDFGSLVPFEKNFYIESPSVKAMSEHEVLAYRARREITVDGHDVPKPIQTFRDASFPGYCLDVIAKLGFVEPTPIQAQGWPMALKGRDLVGIAETGSGKTLSYLLPALVHISAQPRLAQGDGPIALVLAPTRELAVQIQEEAVKFCSQNYIRSTCIYGGAPKGSQIRDLRRGVEIVIATPGRLIDMLEAQHTNLRRVTYLVLDEADRMLDMGFEPQIRKIVSQTRPDRQTLYWSATWPREVESLARQFLRNPYKVIIGSASLKANQSIKQVVEVVSEFDKYNRLLKLLKDSIVGSRILIFVETKKGCDHVTKQLRMDGWPALSIHGDKNQAERDWVLAEFKSGRSPIMTATDVAARGLDVKDIKCVINYDFPSSLEDYVHRIGRTGRAGATGTALTFFTESNGKFARELIKILQEAGQVVSPALSAMARSSGFNSGGGNFRSRGRGGFGNRISGSNTVPVGYKRPW; this is encoded by the exons ATGTACGCCTACGACAACCGATACGCCGACGCAGGCTCCTACCGCGAGCGCCGAAG TGACCTAATGGGTCCAGCGCCTGCGGCGGCAGCGCCACCGATCTACGGCCGTGGAGGTGGGGTAGCCCCGTACAGGGGCTCAGCGCCTCCGGTGTCTCCTTATGGAGGAGGAGGGGCTGGACCGGTAGGAGCTCCGGGAGATAGGAATGGATACCCTCCTTTCCAGCCCCCGGCGGGTCGGTTCAGTATGGGCCGAGACGGCGGTGGTAGTTTTGGCGGGAGAGCCCGTGGCGGCGGCGGTAGGGGTTTTGATGGATCCCGTGGGGGTGGTAGAAGCTCCGGTTATAGTCGGGGTGGTGGAGGTTCAGGTTACGGGGGCGGGCGTGGAGGCGGTGGTAGACATGGTGGTGGGTCATCAAGAGGTGACTTGGATGGCATTGTTCTTCCCAAGCAGGATTTTGGGAGCTTAGTTCCTTTTGAGAAGAATTTCTACATTGAGAGCCCTTCGGTGAAGGCAATGTCAGAGCATGAAGTTTTGGCGTATCGAGCCAGGAGGGAGATTACGGTTGATGGGCATGATGTCCCGAAGCCAATTCAGACGTTTCGGGATGCAAGTTTCCCTG GTTACTGTCTTGACGTGATTGCCAAGTTGGGTTTTGTTGAACCAACACCAATTCAGGCTCAAGGATGGCCAATGGCACTAAAGGGTAGAGATTTAGTTGGAATTGCGGAGACTGGTTCCGGGAAAACCCTTTCATATCTGCTGCCAGCTCTGGTACATATTAGTGCACAGCCTCGATTAG CTCAAGGTGATGGTCCTATTGCGTTAGTATTAGCACCTACTCGAGAATTGGCAGTTCAAATTCAAGAAGAAGCTGTAAAATTTTGTTCACAAAATTATATTAGGAGTACTTGCATTTATGGTGGTGCTCCAAAAGGATCCCAAATACGCGATCTTAGAAGAG GGGTTGAGATTGTGATAGCTACACCTGGCAGACTAATAGATATGTTAGAAGCTCAGCACACAAATTTGCGAAGAGTGACTTACCTAGTTTTGGATGAGGCTGATAGGATGTTGGACATGGGATTTGAGCCGCAGATAAGGAAAATTGTATCTCAA ACCCGACCAGATCGGCAGACATTGTATTGGAGTGCCACATGGCCAAGGGAGGTCGAATCCTTAGCAAGGCAGTTTTTACGTAACCCCTATAAG GTAATTATTGGATCAGCAAGTTTGAAAGCAAACCAATCCATAAAGCAAGTTGTTGAAGTTGTGTCTGAGTTTGACAAATATAATAG GCTGCTCAAATTGCTAAAAGACTCGATTGTTGGGAGCCGAATTCTGATATTTGTGGAGACAAAAAAGGGTTGTGACCATGTCACTAAGCAATTGAGGATGGATGGATGGCCAGCTCTGTCCATTCATGGTGATAAAAACCAGGCTGAAAGAGATTGGGTCTTGGCTGAGTTTAAAAGTGGCAGATCTCCTATAATGACTGCCACTGATGTGGCTGCACGGGGTCTTG ATGTGAAGGACATAAAATGTGTGATCAATTATGATTTTCCATCAAGCCTTGAGGATTATGTCCACAGGATTGGACGAACGGGACGTGCAGGGGCAACAGGAACTGCTTTGACCTTTTTCACAGAGTCAAATGGTAAATTCGCTAGGGAACTGATCAAGATCCTGCAGGAAGCAGGTCAGGTTGTGAGTCCGGCATTGTCTGCCATGGCACGATCATCTGGTTTTAACTCCGGAG GGGGGAACTTCCGCTCTAGAGGACGAGGAGGCTTTGGTAATCGGATTTCTGGTTCAAATACTGTTCCTGTTGGTTATAAGAGACCTTGGTAG
- the LOC112178568 gene encoding copper methylamine oxidase: MAPASKKATPSCCSDSASSSSSVIPRQAAAPPSNAVVSAAVAQDWSVAATEDRRDDQRSKKIAMASLIPEPSAKNASAAGIPIMLRPQSRHPLEPLSAAEISVAVATVRAAGATPEVRDSMRFVEVVLLEPEKHVVALADAYFFPPFQPSLLPRTKGGPIIPTKLPPRRARLVVYNKKSNETSTWIVELSEVHAATRGGHHRGKVISSQVIPDVQPPMDAVEYAECEAVVKDFPPFRDAMKKRGVEDMDLVMVDAWCVGYHSEADAPSKRLAKPLIFCRTESDCPMENGYARPVEGIHILVDMQSMAVIEFEDRKLVPLPPADPLRNYTSGETRGGVDRSDVKPLQIVQAEGPSFRVDGYFVEWQKWNFRIGFTPREGLVIYSIAYVDGSRGRRPVAHRLSFVEMVVPYGDPNDPHYRKNAFDAGEDGLGKNAHSLKKGCDCLGYIKYFDAHFTNFTGGVETIENCVCLHEEDHGLLWKHQDWRTGLAEVRRSRRLTVSFICTVANYEYGFFWHFYQDGKIEAEVKLTGILSLGALQPGEVRKYGTVIAPGLYAPVHQHFFVARMDMAVDCKPGETYNQVVELDVKVEQPGDNNVHSNAFYAEERLLRTESEAMRDCNPLSARHWIVRNTRTVNRTGQLTGYKLVPGSNCLPLAGSEAKFLRRAAFLKHNLWVTPYARDEMFPGGEFPNQNPRVGEGLATWVKQNRSLEETDIVLWYVFGITHVPRLEDWPVMPVERIGFVLMPHGFFNCSPAVDVPPSVCELEVKENDVKDNGVAKPIQTGLMAKL, encoded by the exons ATGGCCCCAGCTTCGAAAAAAGCGACGCCTTCATGTTGCTCcgattctgcttcttcttcttcttccgtcattcctcgCCAGGCCGCGGCGCCTCCTTCGAACGCCGTCGTTTCGGCCGCCGTGGCTCAGGATTGGAGCGTCGCGGCTACCGAGGACCGCCGCGACGATCAGCGCTCCAAGAAGATCGCCATGGCTTCCTTGATTCCTGAACCTTCCGCCAAGAATGCCTCCGCCGCAG GCATCCCGATCATGCTTAGGCCTCAATCAAGGCATCCATTGGAACCTTTATCTGCTGCCGAAATTTCTGTGGCAGTGGCGACCGTCAGGGCTGCTGGAGCAACTCCTGAG GTTAGAGATAGTATGCGTTTTGTTGAAGTGGTTCTTCTAGAACCAGAAAAACATGTTGTTGCATTAGCGGATGCATACTTCTTCCCTCCTTTCCAACCCTCATTACTTCCGAGAACCAAAGGTGGACCTATAATACCCACTAAGCTTCCTCCGAGGCGAGCTAGACTTGTTGTTTACAACAAGAAGTCAAATGAGACAAGCACATGGATTGTTGAGCTGTCAGAAGTACATGCAGCTACTCGTGGTGGGCATCACAGAGGAAAAGTAATATCATCACAAGTTATCCCTGATGTTCAGCCCCCCATG GATGCTGTGGAATACGCTGAATGTGAAGCTGTTGTGAAAGACTTTCCTCCATTTAGAGACGCTATGAAGAAGAGGGGTGTTGAAGATATGGATCTTGTGATGGTTGATGCCTG GTGTGTTGGTTATCATAGTGAGGCTGATGCTCCTAGCAAAAGACTTGCTAAACCACTGATATTCTGTAGAACTGAGAGTGACTGCCCAATGGAAAATGGTTATGCACGCCCTGTTGAGGGAATCCATATACTTGTTGATATGCAAAGCATGGCGGTGATAGAGTTTGAAGACCGTAAGCTGGTTCCCCTACCTCCAGCCGATCCATTGAGGAACTATACTTCTGGTGAAACAAGAGGTGGTGTTGACCGGAGTGATGTGAAGCCTTTACAAATTGTTCAGGCTGAAGGTCCAAGCTTTCGTGTTGATGGATATTTTGTGGAGTGGCAGAAg TGGAATTTTCGTATTGGATTCACTCCCAGGGAGGGGCTAGTTATATATTCAATTGCGTATGTTGATGGTAGTCGGGGACGAAGGCCTGTAGCCCATAGGTTGAGTTTTGTGGAAATGGTGGTGCCATATGGAGATCCCAATGATCCACATTACAGAAAAAATGCTTTTGATGCTGGGGAAGATGGCCTTGGTAAAAATGCACATTCCCTAAAGAAG GGGTGTGATTGTTTGGGCTATATCAAATACTTTGATGCCCATTTTACAAACTTTACTGGAGGTGTTGAGACAATTGAGAATTGTGTATGTTTGCACGAAGAGGACCATGGACTTCTGTGGAAGCACCAGGACTGGAGAACAGGTTTAGCAGAAGTGCGCAGGTCAAGACGGCTGACAGTTTCTTTTATATGTACTGTGGCTAATTATGAATACGGATTCTTCTGGCACTTTTATCAG GATGGAAAGATTGAAGCTGAAGTTAAACTTACTGGAATACTCAGCTTAGGAGCACTACAACCTGGAGAAGTCCGAAAATATGGCACTGTTATTGCACCGGGGCTATATGCACCAGTTCATCAGCACTTTTTTGTTGCTCGTATGGATATGGCTGTTGATTGCAAACCTGGGGAAACATACAATCAG GTTGTGGAGCTAGATGTTAAAGTTGAACAACCTGGAGACAATAATGTCCACAGCAATGCATTTTATGCTGAAGAGAGACTTCTTAGAACTGAATCGGAGGCAATGCGAGACTGTAATCCCCTGTCCGCCCGCCATTGGATT GTAAGGAACACACGAACTGTTAACAGAACTGGACAGTTAACAGGCTACAAGCTTGTACCTGGTTCAAATTGTTTGCCATTAGCTGGTTCTGAGGCCAAGTTTTTGAGAAGAGCTGCTTTCTTGAAACATAATCTTTGGGTTACACCATATGCACGTGATGAGATGTTTCCTGGAGGAGAATTTCCCAACCAAAACCCAAGGGTCGGTGAAGGATTGGCTACATGGGTTAAGCAGAATCGATCTCTTGAAGAAACTGACATTGTCCTTTG GTACGTATTTGGGATAACTCACGTTCCTCGGTTAGAAGACTGGCCTGTCATGCCAGTGGAGCGCATTGGCTTTGTGCTTATG CCTCATGGATTCTTCAACTGCTCTCCTGCAGTGGATGTTCCGCCCAGTGTCTGTGAATTGGAAGTCAAAGAAAATGACGTCAAAGACAATGGGGTTGCAAAGCCAATTCAGACTGGGTTGATGGCAAAGCTTTGA
- the LOC112178569 gene encoding tRNA nucleotidyltransferase cca2, producing MSTPSLQVRDNIELDETEERIFTLLLKMIHQCNLKTELRVAGGWVRDKLLGQECKDIDIALENMTGKDFAENVQKYMTSVGEKSQEIAVIGSNPKQSKHLETARMRIFGLWIDFVNLRCEEYSDNSRIPSDQKFGTPEQDAMRRDLTINSLFYNVSTKSVEDWTNRGIDDLKSGIIVTPLPPMETLLEDPLRGLRAIRICAKRDGFILDEGLKEAAASDEVRAAFATKISRERIGAEIDLMICGSHPARAMKDICYLKWFWDVFSLQPQCEPPSEGCDKACVAYLDCVCSLVPVIGRTTFDDEQRRLSYYAAMFLPLGKNMYRDKKGKVFPVVNYIFRYSLKQKVSDAESVMKIHYAFEKFLPLLPHFGSNGGDVQQAEDDLGIGEYVDDVSVTSKESKLRVLTGFLLREVKDFWRVALLMCCAQDPLDKNFTLKDRRAFFRRVERAIVDDLGLDKVWDVKPLLDGNAIIKHLQLKSGGPVVSKWQRKVLAWQLAHPSGTAGECIEWMMETHSSNYN from the coding sequence ATGTCTACGCCCAGCCTACAAGTGAGGGACAACATTGAACTAGATGAAACTGAGGAGAGGATCTTCACATTGCTGCTCAAAATGATTCACCAATGTAACCTCAAGACGGAGCTTCGCGTCGCCGGTGGATGGGTCCGGGATAAGCTTCTGGGACAAGAGTGCAAGGACATTGACATTGCTTTGGAAAATATGACCGGCAAAGACTTTGCTGAGAATGTCCAAAAGTACATGACCTCTGTGGGTGAAAAATCTCAAGAAATTGCTGTCATTGGAAGCAATCCAAAGCAATCAAAACATTTGGAAACGGCGAGGATGCGCATTTTTGGATTGTGGATTGATTTTGTGAACTTACGTTGTGAAGAGTATAGTGACAACAGTCGCATTCCTAGTGACCAAAAATTTGGCACACCGGAACAAGATGCAATGAGGAGGGATCTGACCATCAATAGCTTGTTCTACAATGTTAGTACTAAATCAGTTGAGGATTGGACCAATAGAGGAATTGACGATTTGAAATCAGGGATAATTGTGACTCCTCTACCACCAATGGAGACCTTGTTGGAGGATCCCCTGCGAGGTCTACGAGCTATCCGGATTTGCGCAAAGCGTGATGGATTCATACTAGATGAAGGACTAAAGGAAGCTGCTGCGAGTGATGAAGTGAGAGCTGCATTTGCTACTAAAATCAGCAGAGAGCGAATCGGAGCTGAAATTGATCTCATGATCTGTGGCAGTCATCCTGCCCGAGCTATGAAGGATATCTGTTACTTGAAGTGGTTTTGGGATGTCTTCAGTCTTCAGCCTCAGTGTGAGCCGCCATCGGAAGGATGCGACAAGGCTTGTGTAGCTTACTTGGATTGTGTATGTAGCCTTGTTCCGGTAATTGGGCGCACTACTTTTGATGATGAACAGAGAAGGCTCTCTTATTATGCTGCTATGTTCCTCCCACTTGGGAAGAACATGTACAGGGATAAGAAAGGTAAAGTCTTTCCTGTGGTGAATTACATTTTCAGATACTCCCTTAAGCAAAAAGTCAGTGATGCTGAAAGTGTTATGAAGATACACTATGCATTTGAGAAGTTCTTACCTTTGCTTCCTCACTTTGGATCCAATGGAGGTGATGTTCAACAAGCTGAGGATGATTTGGGAATTGGAGAATATGTTGATGATGTCTCTGTTACTTCAAAAGAATCAAAACTCCGAGTATTGACAGGATTTCTCTTGCGAGAAGTTAAAGATTTTTGGCGAGTTGCTTTGCTCATGTGTTGTGCGCAAGATCCTTTGGACAAGAACTTCACACTAAAAGATCGAAGAGCGTTTTTTAGACGAGTTGAAAGGGCCATAGTTGATGATCTAGGCCTTGACAAAGTCTGGGATGTAAAGCCATTACTTGATGGAAACGCTATCATAAAACATTTGCAGCTTAAATCTGGAGGACCAGTTGTCAGTAAATGGCAAAGGAAAGTACTTGCATGGCAGCTAGCTCATCCTTCCGGGACTGCAGGGGAATGCATAGAGTGGATGATGGAAACTCATTCTTCAAATTACAATTAA
- the LOC112176745 gene encoding uncharacterized protein LOC112176745 has product MDDEKTLQEELCLPILLADRVLKSAHEAESSKLECADLAHQVDRLSQMLRSAVRIAAASPSLYERPVRRIAADVAKNLDRALTLVRKCKHSGVLRQVFSITTAADFRKVSSLLESSIGDMKWLLSVFESDGANLSLPPIASNDPILSWVWSYIATIQMGQLRDRVEAASSLVSLARDNDRNKKIIVDEGGVTPLLKLLKEGSSAEAQIAAANALFHIATDQERVRTVIELNGIPMIVSVLGDSPMRVQAAVVRLVAEMAELDPIAQVDFARENVTRPLVSLLAMDTVLDEPKPQPGKPSIHSLVINKELVGKGANSSTRLGSFSSNHYHSDGSSRGGHYRKDREREVESPEVKLNLKVGCAEALWKLCRACLLNSRKVTETKGLICLAKIVHKEVGELQLNCLMTVMEIAAVAESNPELRRSAFKPNSPAAKAVVDQLMRVIQEEGNPDLQIPAIKAIGSLARTFAARETRIVGPLVARLGNVNVDVATEAAIALGKFVCLENFNRVEHSKTIIEFNGVPSLMRLLKATDRTNELAHLHCLELLCYLALHVGNSKALEQAQVLSTLEGELVLLWHKIQI; this is encoded by the coding sequence atggaTGACGAAAAGACCCTCCAAGAGGAGCTGTGCCTCCCCATCCTCCTCGCGGATCGGGTGCTCAAGTCGGCCCACGAGGCCGAGTCGTCCAAGCTCGAGTGCGCCGACCTGGCCCACCAAGTCGACCGCCTCTCCCAGATGCTCCGATCCGCCGTCCGCATCGCCGCCGCCTCCCCCTCCCTCTACGAGCGCCCCGTCCGACGCATCGCGGCCGACGTGGCCAAGAACCTGGACCGCGCGCTCACCCTGGTCCGCAAGTGCAAGCACAGCGGCGTCCTCCGGCAGGTCTTCTCCATCACCACCGCGGCCGACTTCCGCAAGGTGTCGAGCCTCCTCGAGTCGTCGATCGGCGACATGAAGTGGCTCCTGTCGGTGTTCGAGTCGGACGGCGCGAACCTCTCCCTGCCGCCCATCGCGAGCAACGACCCGATTCTGAGCTGGGTGTGGTCCTACATCGCGACCATTCAGATGGGTCAGCTCCGGGACCGAGTGGAGGCGGCGAGTTCGCTCGTCTCGCTGGCGAGGGACAACGACCGGAACAAGAAGATAATTGTTGACGAGGGAGGAGTGACGCCGCTGCTCAAGCTTCTGAAGGAGGGGTCTTCGGCGGAGGCACAGATTGCTGCGGCGAATGCTCTGTTTCATATCGCTACGGACCAGGAGAGGGTTCGGACTGTGATCGAGTTGAATGGGATTCCGATGATAGTTTCGGTTTTGGGGGATTCGCCGATGAGGGTTCAGGCGGCGGTGGTGAGATTGGTGGCGGAAATGGCGGAGCTTGACCCTATTGCGCAGGTGGACTTTGCCAGAGAAAATGTGACTAGGCCGTTGGTGTCTCTGTTGGCTATGGATACGGTTCTGGATGAGCCGAAACCGCAGCCGGGTAAGCCCAGCATTCATTCGCTTGTGATTAATAAGGAGTTGGTAGGAAAGGGGGCGAATTCGAGTACTAGGTTGGGGTCCTTTAGTTCGAATCATTATCATTCTGATGGGAGTAGTAGAGGCGGGCATTATAGGAAAGATAGGGAGAGAGAGGTTGAGAGCCCTGAGGTCAAGCTCAACCTCAAGGTTGGTTGTGCTGAGGCATTGTGGAAgttgtgtagagcttgtttgTTGAATAGTCGAAAAGTTACAGAGACTAAAGGGTTGATTTGTTTGGCCAAGATTGTTCACAAGGAGGTTGGGGAATTGCAGCTTAATTGCTTGATGACTGTGATGGAAATAGCTGCAGTGGCAGAGTCAAATCCAGAGCTTAGACGATCGGCTTTTAAGCCCAACTCTCCGGCTGCAAAGGCAGTTGTCGATCAGCTTATGAGGGTTATTCAAGAAGAGGGCAACCCGGATCTGCAAATACCGGCAATCAAGGCAATTGGGTCACTCGCAAGAACTTTTGCCGCCAGGGAAACCCGGATAGTTGGTCCTTTGGTTGCGCGGCTGGGTAATGTGAATGTGGATGTGGCAACTGAGGCTGCCATTGCATTGGGAAAGTTTGTGTGCTTGGAGAACTTCAACCGAGTAGAGCATTCCAAGACGATAATTGAGTTCAATGGGGTTCCTTCTCTGATGAGATTGTTGAAGGCTACTGATCGGACCAACGAACTTGCTCACTTGCACTGCCTAGAACTATTATGTTACCTCGCATTGCACGTAGGCAATAGCAAAGCTCTCGAACAAGCACAGGTGTTGAGTACTCTCGAGGGGGAGCTCGTTCTGCTGTGGCACAAAATCCAGATTTGA
- the LOC112176746 gene encoding uncharacterized protein LOC112176746 translates to MASSMVIKVRYFGTSKVKVGDRERYLKAPIDENGQLSFDMGGLREKICSTCYLPPGSDITLVYIDEDGDVVTLVDDDDLRDAMRQHLKSFRIDVLMNDNEVYRKSSSKRSTRVMMDSVGSSLGTSDDNMETNRASTSGYATRDNDYTSSPSFHERSFIADDLVNPTVACFKRNYSEAISGMMLHTGACSDGCGCNPITGSRFKSIL, encoded by the exons ATGGCGTCCAGCATGGTTATCAAGGTTCGATATTTTGGAACCTCAAAG GTTAAAGTTGGGGACAGAGAGAGGTATTTGAAAGCTCCTATTGATGAGAACGGACAACTGAGTTTTGACATGGGTGGATTGAGGGAGAAAATCTGCAGTACTTGTTATCTCCCACCTGGTTCAGACATTACTCTAGTGTATATCGATGAAGATGGTGATGTAGTTACTCTTGTTGACGACGATGATCTGCGAGATGCAATGAGGCAGCATCTGAAATCCTTCAGGATTGATGTACTGATGAACGATAACGAAGTTTATCGCAAATCAAGCTCCAAAAGGAGTACTCGAGTGATGATGGATTCTGTTGGATCGAGTCTTGGCACTAGTGATGACAACATGGAGACCAACAGAGCTAGTACCAGTGGTTATGCAACTCGTGATAATGATTATACAAGTAGCCCTTCTTTCCATGAACGCTCCTTCATTGCAGATGACCTGGTTAATCCTACTGTTGCTTGTTTTAAAAGGAACTACTCTGAAGCCATAAGTGGTATGATGCTTCATACCGGTGCTTGCTCTGATGGCTGTGGTTGCAATCCAATAACTGGATCTAGGTTCAAGTCCATTTTGTGA